One window of the Endomicrobium proavitum genome contains the following:
- a CDS encoding ASCH domain-containing protein, translated as MGIILSIKPQYAYAILNGTKKVEFRKKIFKNDVKDVFIYVTAPEKRIVGYFTISNIVENTPGQLWRKFGKVGGINRKDFFNYYTGLSHGYSICINNVEIFNNKVNPDEVFRKFFPPQSFVYLNRNRKNEILRRAFG; from the coding sequence ATGGGAATTATATTATCGATTAAACCTCAATATGCATATGCTATTTTAAATGGAACAAAGAAAGTAGAATTTAGAAAAAAAATCTTTAAAAACGATGTTAAAGATGTTTTTATCTATGTCACCGCTCCAGAAAAAAGAATAGTAGGGTATTTTACAATTAGTAATATAGTAGAGAATACCCCAGGGCAGCTTTGGAGAAAGTTTGGTAAAGTAGGTGGCATAAATAGAAAAGACTTCTTTAATTATTATACTGGATTATCACATGGATATTCTATTTGCATTAATAATGTTGAAATTTTCAATAATAAAGTAAATCCAGACGAAGTGTTCAGGAAATTTTTTCCTCCACAATCTTTTGTATATCTTAATCGCAATAGAAAAAATGAGATATTAAGGAGGGCTTTTGGATAA
- a CDS encoding WG repeat-containing protein, with translation MMKQTITPIIYNKTIFENKDSLIKKKSFWAGSSLYMDEETKLLKVNLPDSQAFNVNCHATFALENGKRATSLEFNYLDNFHEKLALVGVSGKGYGFINKNIDFVIPPKYNCAKAFHNGFALVSNWNEQTKKDEWLFVDKEGKEYYFENNYVEICNNCEDMFRVSTEKLQLAYYSDHEDNAGLWGYVDGKGKEVITPQYIYAYDFQNGVALVCKGKWEWTDEGGVTFFPGQKWEKKMKGGYVSDKEFWGIIDKTGKEIVPCKFDEIQFFYSWYDTGNTQYLKAHYGGWKNGKWGIIDLSGQWIVKPIFEALGYEVFNDDYFEFYSEDSLADVPIGIYSIKEQKVLFEPQFFDVDFNDNGTIIVEMYDKNLNRNITQIIDKAGKPIFKSKWSSIYNEKDGLYQVWIMEKGKRLHGLIDNLGNEILPCKYENINWLDDTMVKEHWCIFKQNGKCGVMTFDEKIIIDPIYDELRKVNNYFFYATLKEKEGLLDKKGAVILPAQYKSISVYNNLIIARDEDGSTLYSILQKNIPEKTKKIEM, from the coding sequence ATGATGAAACAAACTATTACACCTATTATTTATAATAAAACTATTTTTGAAAACAAAGATTCTCTAATTAAAAAAAAATCTTTTTGGGCGGGCAGTTCTTTATATATGGATGAAGAAACAAAATTACTCAAAGTAAATTTACCTGATAGTCAAGCCTTCAATGTCAATTGCCATGCAACCTTTGCTTTAGAAAACGGTAAAAGAGCAACAAGTCTTGAATTTAATTATTTAGATAATTTCCATGAAAAACTTGCTCTTGTCGGTGTGTCCGGTAAAGGATACGGATTCATAAATAAAAATATTGATTTTGTTATTCCGCCCAAATATAATTGCGCAAAGGCGTTTCACAATGGCTTTGCTCTCGTTTCTAATTGGAATGAGCAAACAAAAAAAGACGAATGGCTTTTTGTGGATAAAGAAGGCAAAGAATATTATTTTGAAAACAACTATGTGGAAATTTGCAATAATTGCGAAGATATGTTTAGAGTTTCAACAGAAAAATTACAACTTGCATATTATTCTGACCATGAAGATAACGCAGGACTTTGGGGATATGTTGACGGCAAAGGGAAAGAAGTTATTACCCCGCAATATATTTATGCTTATGATTTTCAAAATGGAGTAGCCTTAGTTTGTAAAGGAAAATGGGAGTGGACTGATGAAGGCGGAGTTACATTTTTTCCGGGACAAAAATGGGAGAAAAAAATGAAAGGCGGGTATGTGTCTGACAAAGAGTTTTGGGGAATTATTGATAAAACCGGAAAAGAGATTGTCCCTTGTAAGTTTGATGAAATACAATTTTTCTACTCATGGTATGATACCGGCAATACACAATATTTAAAAGCACACTACGGCGGCTGGAAAAATGGAAAGTGGGGGATTATTGACTTATCCGGGCAATGGATTGTTAAACCTATATTTGAAGCTTTAGGTTATGAAGTTTTTAATGATGATTATTTTGAATTTTATAGCGAAGACAGTTTAGCGGATGTTCCTATAGGCATATATAGCATTAAAGAACAAAAAGTATTATTTGAACCTCAATTCTTTGATGTTGATTTTAATGATAACGGAACAATTATAGTTGAAATGTATGACAAAAATTTAAACCGTAATATAACGCAAATTATAGATAAAGCAGGTAAACCAATCTTTAAATCAAAATGGTCTTCAATATATAATGAGAAAGATGGTTTATATCAAGTATGGATAATGGAAAAAGGTAAACGTTTACATGGGTTGATTGATAATTTAGGTAATGAAATTTTACCCTGCAAGTATGAAAATATAAATTGGTTAGATGATACTATGGTAAAAGAACATTGGTGTATTTTTAAACAAAATGGAAAATGCGGCGTAATGACTTTTGACGAAAAAATTATTATAGACCCAATATATGATGAACTTCGTAAAGTAAATAACTATTTCTTTTATGCAACGCTAAAAGAAAAAGAAGGATTACTGGATAAAAAAGGAGCTGTCATACTGCCTGCTCAATATAAAAGTATTTCAGTATATAATAATCTTATTATTGCAAGAGACGAGGATGGATCAACATTGTATAGCATCTTACAAAAGAATATCCCCGAAAAAACAAAGAAAATAGAAATGTGA
- a CDS encoding DUF192 domain-containing protein, producing MKNSKLIIKTETEEIQYDIYIPENDKEYCNGLLNFELLANKTGMLFDFSKQNHAVMTMQNMKIPLDFIFIDKNGRIVKIDHSVQSGNNFPCCDAVYAVLEVNSGDCKKYNISVLDYAIYALFKNSSFNKSSETNIEFKYTLKGVGWANAYLKIGNREISFPAISYLCYPIYGILEALLHITPGYAQSVIYAYESNIPIYNRVSSCNWEDEPGGYAWGFDFIDKNRIIIKIISLYKENKQIELEKVVNFKEFLKAVLKAFDKIIKDYGFITAKANWAQDGRNFPISEFLQLKYYLFYDMPLNYFCEGKTPDWSLKNEIELLNKEID from the coding sequence ATGAAAAACTCGAAACTTATTATTAAAACAGAAACAGAAGAGATTCAATATGATATTTATATTCCTGAAAACGACAAAGAATATTGTAACGGATTGCTTAATTTTGAGTTATTAGCTAACAAAACAGGAATGTTGTTTGATTTTTCAAAACAAAATCACGCGGTAATGACTATGCAGAATATGAAAATTCCATTAGATTTTATTTTTATAGATAAAAATGGACGGATAGTTAAAATAGACCATAGCGTTCAGTCGGGAAATAATTTCCCCTGTTGCGATGCAGTTTATGCTGTTTTAGAAGTCAACTCCGGAGATTGCAAAAAGTATAATATTTCTGTTTTGGATTATGCAATTTATGCATTGTTTAAAAACAGCTCATTTAACAAAAGCTCTGAAACAAATATAGAATTTAAATATACGCTTAAAGGAGTAGGTTGGGCAAACGCTTATTTAAAAATAGGCAATAGAGAAATATCTTTTCCTGCCATAAGTTATTTATGTTATCCCATTTATGGTATTTTAGAAGCGCTGTTGCATATTACGCCCGGGTACGCCCAAAGCGTTATATACGCATATGAATCAAATATCCCCATTTATAACAGAGTTTCAAGTTGTAATTGGGAAGATGAACCCGGCGGATATGCTTGGGGCTTTGATTTTATTGATAAGAACAGAATAATTATCAAAATAATAAGTCTATATAAAGAAAACAAACAAATTGAGCTTGAGAAAGTTGTAAATTTTAAAGAATTTTTAAAAGCAGTTTTAAAAGCTTTTGACAAAATTATTAAAGACTATGGATTTATAACAGCTAAAGCAAATTGGGCGCAAGATGGGCGCAATTTTCCAATAAGCGAATTCTTGCAATTAAAATATTATTTATTTTATGACATGCCGTTAAATTATTTCTGTGAAGGAAAAACGCCCGATTGGTCGTTAAAAAATGAAATAGAGCTATTAAACAAAGAAATAGATTAG
- a CDS encoding DNA polymerase beta superfamily protein: MEIIYAAESGSRAWKFSSVDGNYDVRFLYINKP, encoded by the coding sequence ATTGAGATTATTTATGCTGCAGAATCCGGCAGCAGAGCTTGGAAATTTTCTTCAGTAGATGGCAATTATGATGTGCGATTTTTATATATTAATAAGCCGTAA
- a CDS encoding copper resistance protein NlpE: MKKILSPLVIVLLMSAFIACANKDQQEQEYQHTDIDKAHNSQNSLSWGGVYAGEIPSASGSGIKVQLTLHYNGTYEISYKYIGKKGSAYTSTGAFTWNDAGSSVILDTKDFPPYYKVGENRLFQLDMQGNMITGNLANNYILKKIKDEEFKN; the protein is encoded by the coding sequence ATGAAAAAAATTCTATCACCGTTGGTTATTGTTTTGTTAATGTCGGCATTTATTGCTTGCGCTAACAAAGATCAGCAAGAACAGGAGTATCAGCACACTGATATTGACAAGGCTCATAACTCGCAAAACAGTCTTAGTTGGGGAGGGGTTTACGCAGGGGAAATACCGTCGGCTTCCGGTTCCGGAATTAAAGTGCAATTAACGTTGCATTACAACGGAACGTATGAAATAAGCTATAAATATATAGGCAAAAAAGGCAGCGCTTATACCTCCACAGGCGCTTTCACATGGAATGACGCCGGCAGTTCCGTTATTTTAGACACCAAAGATTTCCCGCCTTATTACAAAGTAGGCGAAAACAGATTGTTCCAATTAGACATGCAAGGAAATATGATTACAGGCAACCTTGCCAACAACTACATTCTGAAAAAAATAAAAGACGAAGAATTTAAAAACTAA
- a CDS encoding Bpu10I family restriction endonuclease, whose translation MQIQEELKKIIEKEKINLSEYRHASNFIAKYRQYAKLNPVQKKALDNLLPQYLNFLLKNLELKGYSKKIIEERTQLLNQYFDFMTENGYDNTFTSQGKFRPTIMEEFMYLLFKDLFLDIKKDLKDQHNLINLGGVKAYTNLYFSAKNLKQFVENPIIGINNKNQDFAIYRPIDLKINNESVQKINLPIIAIENKTYIDKTMLEGSIATAEKIKSGNPYSLFFIVTETYEVDSSVDPAYSRIDQIFVLRKSKNKDDGNKIFPEVVFSIVKEVKEHLDRNWSNIEEKLKMNGKII comes from the coding sequence ATGCAAATACAAGAAGAATTAAAAAAAATAATAGAAAAAGAAAAAATTAATCTTTCAGAGTATAGACATGCCTCAAACTTTATAGCTAAATATAGGCAATATGCAAAATTAAACCCTGTACAGAAAAAAGCATTAGATAATTTACTGCCGCAATATCTGAATTTTTTATTAAAAAATTTAGAATTAAAAGGCTACAGTAAAAAAATAATTGAAGAAAGAACACAATTGTTAAATCAATATTTTGATTTTATGACGGAAAACGGATATGACAATACATTTACATCGCAAGGTAAGTTTAGACCAACAATAATGGAAGAATTTATGTATTTGCTTTTTAAAGATTTGTTTCTTGATATAAAAAAAGATTTAAAAGACCAACACAACCTAATAAATTTAGGTGGAGTTAAAGCGTATACCAATCTATATTTTTCTGCTAAAAATTTAAAACAATTTGTAGAGAATCCTATAATAGGAATAAACAATAAAAATCAAGATTTTGCTATTTATAGGCCCATAGATCTTAAAATTAATAACGAAAGTGTACAGAAAATTAATTTACCAATTATAGCAATAGAAAATAAAACATACATTGATAAGACGATGCTTGAAGGGTCTATAGCAACTGCAGAAAAAATAAAATCAGGTAATCCTTATTCACTATTTTTCATTGTTACAGAAACATATGAAGTTGATAGTTCTGTTGATCCTGCATATTCTAGAATTGACCAAATTTTTGTTTTACGCAAATCTAAAAATAAAGATGATGGGAATAAGATTTTTCCTGAAGTTGTATTTAGTATTGTTAAGGAAGTCAAAGAGCATTTGGATAGAAATTGGAGCAATATCGAAGAAAAACTCAAAATGAATGGTAAAATAATATAA
- a CDS encoding DNA cytosine methyltransferase — translation MKKIKKNNNILQTIDLFSGCGGMTLGFQWAGYKSLFATDIDENCKRTFNRNFPQVPFLCKDILDIKKHEIDSILKNKAVDVIVGGPPCQGFSLANKKRNKVIDDPRNKLFYEFIKLINWYNPKAFVMENVKGILSMHNGNVIKQILQEYEQAGEGYAVKYQILKASDFGVPQNRERVVIIGIRKDLNIYPEFPSRKYIQAVTVNDAISDLPAINAGEGIEKMEYSLKSQNSYQRFLRKNSKTLFNHVAMRHTQRLVERFQAIQSGKSLVDVWDLHGAVKRGSPSEKSQIKFSQNNYRVFGNKASPTIAASFQSNFIHPHLNRNFTAREGARLQSFPDTFIFEGMRTKMSWEHGLSQYQQIGNAVPPLLAYEIGVKLKEILLNGNTNMYSMESNGQYRLFNEPKGVYNANTRRIKKNNRKRKN, via the coding sequence ATGAAAAAAATTAAGAAAAACAATAATATTTTGCAAACAATTGATTTATTTTCAGGATGCGGTGGGATGACATTAGGTTTTCAGTGGGCTGGATATAAATCTTTGTTTGCAACAGACATAGATGAAAACTGTAAAAGAACATTTAATAGAAATTTTCCACAAGTGCCATTTTTATGCAAAGATATTCTTGATATTAAAAAACATGAAATTGATAGTATATTAAAAAATAAAGCAGTAGATGTTATTGTTGGGGGACCCCCATGTCAAGGATTCAGTTTAGCTAATAAAAAAAGAAATAAAGTAATAGATGATCCGCGAAATAAACTTTTTTATGAATTTATAAAGTTAATAAATTGGTATAATCCAAAAGCGTTTGTCATGGAAAATGTAAAGGGTATTCTTTCAATGCACAATGGGAATGTTATAAAACAAATATTGCAAGAGTACGAACAAGCAGGAGAAGGCTATGCGGTTAAGTATCAAATTTTGAAAGCTTCTGATTTTGGAGTTCCGCAAAATAGAGAAAGGGTGGTAATTATAGGGATAAGAAAAGATTTGAATATTTATCCTGAATTCCCATCAAGAAAATATATACAAGCAGTTACAGTTAATGATGCCATTTCAGATCTTCCTGCTATTAATGCCGGTGAAGGTATTGAAAAGATGGAATACTCTCTTAAGTCACAAAACAGCTATCAAAGATTTTTACGTAAAAACTCTAAAACACTATTTAATCATGTAGCAATGAGGCACACTCAACGTCTTGTTGAAAGATTCCAAGCTATTCAAAGTGGGAAATCTCTTGTTGACGTGTGGGATTTACATGGTGCAGTAAAAAGAGGGAGCCCCAGTGAAAAATCGCAAATTAAATTTTCTCAAAATAATTATAGAGTTTTTGGAAATAAAGCATCCCCTACTATTGCAGCTTCATTTCAAAGTAATTTTATTCATCCTCACTTAAATAGAAATTTCACTGCTAGAGAAGGTGCAAGATTACAGTCTTTCCCAGATACATTTATTTTTGAAGGGATGAGGACAAAAATGAGTTGGGAGCATGGGTTAAGTCAATACCAGCAAATAGGTAATGCAGTTCCACCATTATTAGCATATGAAATTGGAGTGAAATTAAAAGAAATATTGTTAAACGGTAATACAAATATGTATTCTATGGAAAGTAATGGACAGTATAGATTATTTAATGAACCCAAAGGAGTTTATAATGCAAATACAAGAAGAATTAAAAAAAATAATAGAAAAAGAAAAAATTAA
- a CDS encoding RtcB family protein — translation MKFIETEGLAIKSWCENMDEYSAAQTQNLAKLPFAFHHIALMPDCHSGYGMPIGGVLACKDVIVPNAVGVDIGCGMHAVRTNQTEITAETLKQILEQIRNAIPVGFEHRDTPLEIPPLDEWKEKTKTPMTVVKQQYYSATFQVGTLGGGNHFIEIQKGSDGYIWFMIHSGSRNIGFKVAEYYNEYAKELNKSFYSSVPKEADLAFIPLHHNLFKEYLAEMRFCLNFALLNRQTMANFIKNIFVSKIPNCEFYDSLDIAHNYCKNEEHFNEKVWVHRKGATAAFAGQLGIIPGSQGTKSYIVQGLGNKDSFMSCSHGAGRKMGRKQAIRTLNLQEEINQLNSKGILHSIRAQEDLEEAPSAYKNIEDVMNSQKDLVEIKIELSPLAVVKG, via the coding sequence ATGAAATTTATTGAAACTGAAGGATTAGCTATTAAATCTTGGTGTGAAAATATGGATGAATATTCTGCAGCTCAAACACAAAATTTAGCTAAGCTGCCTTTTGCATTTCATCATATTGCTTTAATGCCGGATTGTCACAGCGGCTACGGAATGCCTATCGGCGGAGTTTTGGCTTGCAAAGATGTAATTGTCCCCAATGCTGTCGGCGTTGATATTGGCTGCGGTATGCATGCGGTAAGAACAAATCAAACTGAAATAACCGCTGAAACATTAAAACAAATACTTGAGCAAATTAGAAATGCTATTCCCGTAGGCTTTGAGCATCGCGATACGCCTTTAGAAATACCGCCTCTTGATGAATGGAAAGAAAAAACCAAAACGCCTATGACGGTTGTTAAGCAACAATACTATTCGGCAACTTTTCAAGTTGGAACATTAGGCGGCGGCAATCATTTTATAGAAATTCAAAAAGGTTCGGACGGTTATATTTGGTTTATGATACACAGCGGCAGCAGAAATATTGGGTTCAAAGTTGCAGAGTATTATAACGAATATGCAAAAGAATTAAATAAATCCTTTTATTCCAGCGTTCCCAAAGAAGCAGATTTGGCATTTATTCCGCTTCACCATAATTTATTTAAAGAATATCTTGCTGAAATGAGATTTTGTTTAAACTTTGCTTTATTAAACAGACAAACTATGGCAAATTTTATTAAAAATATTTTTGTAAGCAAAATTCCAAATTGTGAATTTTATGATAGTTTAGACATTGCTCACAACTACTGTAAAAACGAAGAACATTTTAATGAAAAAGTTTGGGTGCACAGAAAAGGCGCAACTGCCGCTTTTGCAGGACAATTAGGAATAATACCCGGTTCGCAAGGGACAAAATCTTACATAGTTCAAGGGTTAGGAAACAAAGACAGCTTTATGTCTTGCTCACACGGCGCCGGAAGAAAAATGGGCAGAAAACAAGCTATAAGAACATTAAATTTACAAGAAGAAATAAATCAACTTAATTCAAAAGGAATTCTACATTCAATAAGAGCGCAAGAAGATTTAGAAGAAGCCCCAAGCGCATACAAAAATATTGAAGATGTAATGAATTCGCAAAAAGATTTAGTTGAAATTAAAATTGAGTTATCCCCCTTGGCAGTGGTAAAGGGATAA
- the gyrA gene encoding DNA gyrase subunit A → MAKEKDIKNTAVAPEVIAASITSRNIEDEMKTSYIDYAMSVIVGRALPDVRDGLKPIHRRILYVMKDMGLKHNTAYKKSARVVGNVMGQYHPHGDSAIYESMVRMAQEWSLRYPLVDGQGNFGSIDGDSAAAMRYTEARMDSIADEMLADLDKNTVDWMPNYDGSLKEPVVLPTKLPSLLINGSQGIAVGMATNVPTHNLGEVCDALIALIDDPELPISEIAKYIKGPDFPTGATILGKGGIKSYMETGRGSIKMRAVAEIEEFKNGREAIIVNEIPYQVNKAALITNIAELVKDKKIDGISDLRDESDRDGIRIVIEIKRDGNAQVVLNQLYKHTQLQSSFGVIMLALVNNRPKVMSIKEVLYHHVEHRKDVVVRRTKFELQKAENRAHILEGLKIAVENIDAVVKIIRGAKDKEDARDQLMTKFKLSKLQSEAILEMKLHQLTGLERQEIEDEYLELIKLIEKLRSILADPKKVLAVIKDEIVEIKRKYGDKRRTQIQAAEADFNIEDLIKEEEVAVTMSHAGYIKRIPLDTYRAQGRGGRGITAMGTKDEDFVESLFITSSHAYMLFFTSRGRLYWMRAYEIPEGVRTSKGKAIVNLLQLSAEEKITAAIAFRSIEEKEVKGEYLLMCTRNGTIKKIALTEFSNPRKGGIIAIKLEDGDILTEVKAIAKNPEVLIATKKGQAVHFKESEVRAIGRAGMGVKGVELEKDDEVIGMEVLSEKDVILTVSEKGYGKRTEVGKYRLTHRGGKGVINMDTTDKVGVVIGIKKANDGELMIMTQNGITIRLKVNSISVIGRNTQGVRLVRLDEGDKVAAIASVVKEETEGEAQEAVEKE, encoded by the coding sequence ATGGCTAAAGAGAAAGACATTAAGAACACGGCGGTAGCGCCTGAAGTTATTGCGGCTAGTATCACTTCGCGCAATATTGAAGACGAAATGAAGACCTCTTACATTGACTACGCCATGAGCGTTATCGTCGGCAGAGCTTTGCCGGACGTGCGCGACGGGCTTAAGCCTATTCACAGACGTATTCTTTACGTAATGAAAGATATGGGTTTAAAGCACAACACCGCATATAAAAAATCCGCAAGAGTCGTCGGAAACGTTATGGGTCAGTATCATCCGCACGGCGACAGCGCAATTTACGAATCTATGGTTCGTATGGCGCAGGAATGGTCTTTGCGTTATCCTCTTGTTGACGGTCAGGGAAACTTCGGCTCTATAGACGGAGACTCCGCGGCGGCAATGCGTTACACCGAAGCTCGCATGGATTCAATTGCCGACGAAATGCTTGCGGATTTAGATAAAAACACCGTTGACTGGATGCCAAACTACGACGGTTCTTTAAAAGAGCCGGTAGTTCTGCCTACAAAACTGCCGAGTCTTTTAATAAACGGTTCGCAGGGTATAGCGGTTGGTATGGCAACAAACGTGCCCACGCATAATTTAGGCGAAGTTTGCGACGCGCTTATAGCTTTAATTGACGACCCCGAGCTTCCTATTTCCGAAATTGCAAAATATATAAAAGGTCCGGATTTTCCGACGGGCGCAACAATTTTGGGCAAGGGCGGAATTAAGTCTTACATGGAAACCGGCAGAGGCTCAATAAAAATGAGAGCCGTCGCCGAAATTGAAGAGTTTAAAAACGGCAGGGAAGCCATTATAGTAAACGAAATTCCTTATCAGGTAAACAAAGCGGCGCTTATAACCAACATTGCCGAACTTGTTAAAGATAAAAAAATAGACGGTATTTCAGACCTTCGCGACGAGTCAGACCGCGACGGCATAAGAATTGTTATAGAAATTAAGCGCGACGGCAACGCGCAGGTTGTTTTAAATCAGCTTTACAAACATACGCAGCTGCAGTCTTCTTTCGGCGTAATAATGTTGGCGCTTGTTAATAACCGTCCGAAAGTAATGAGCATAAAAGAAGTTCTTTATCACCACGTAGAGCACAGAAAAGACGTTGTTGTGCGCCGCACAAAATTTGAACTTCAAAAAGCGGAAAACCGCGCGCATATTTTGGAAGGCTTAAAAATAGCGGTAGAAAATATTGACGCGGTTGTAAAAATTATCCGCGGCGCAAAAGATAAAGAAGACGCCCGCGACCAGTTAATGACAAAGTTCAAACTTTCCAAACTTCAGTCCGAAGCTATTTTGGAAATGAAACTTCACCAGCTTACCGGCCTTGAAAGACAGGAAATTGAAGACGAATATCTTGAATTAATTAAACTTATTGAAAAACTTCGTTCAATTTTGGCAGATCCTAAAAAAGTTTTGGCTGTAATTAAAGACGAAATTGTAGAAATAAAGAGAAAATACGGCGACAAGAGAAGAACGCAAATTCAAGCCGCCGAAGCGGATTTCAACATTGAAGATTTAATTAAAGAAGAAGAAGTTGCGGTAACAATGTCGCATGCGGGCTACATCAAACGCATTCCGCTGGACACTTACAGAGCGCAGGGGCGCGGCGGCCGCGGCATAACCGCCATGGGCACAAAAGATGAAGATTTTGTTGAGAGCTTGTTTATAACAAGTTCGCACGCATACATGTTGTTTTTCACAAGCCGCGGAAGATTGTATTGGATGAGAGCTTACGAAATTCCCGAAGGCGTGCGCACTTCAAAAGGCAAAGCAATTGTAAACTTACTGCAGTTATCTGCGGAAGAAAAAATTACGGCTGCCATAGCTTTCAGATCTATAGAAGAAAAAGAAGTTAAAGGCGAATACTTATTAATGTGCACAAGAAACGGCACAATTAAAAAAATAGCGTTAACGGAATTTTCAAACCCAAGAAAGGGCGGCATAATAGCAATTAAACTTGAAGACGGCGATATTTTAACCGAAGTAAAAGCCATAGCAAAAAATCCGGAAGTGTTAATTGCCACCAAAAAAGGGCAGGCTGTTCATTTCAAAGAAAGCGAAGTGCGCGCCATAGGCAGAGCCGGCATGGGCGTTAAAGGCGTAGAGCTTGAAAAAGACGATGAAGTTATAGGCATGGAAGTGTTATCGGAAAAAGATGTAATACTAACGGTATCGGAAAAAGGTTACGGCAAACGCACCGAAGTAGGCAAATACCGCCTAACCCACCGCGGCGGCAAAGGCGTAATAAATATGGACACAACCGATAAAGTAGGCGTTGTTATAGGAATAAAAAAAGCCAACGACGGCGAACTGATGATAATGACCCAAAACGGAATAACAATAAGACTAAAAGTAAACAGCATAAGCGTAATAGGACGAAACACCCAAGGGGTAAGGCTGGTAAGGCTGGACGAAGGCGACAAAGTAGCCGCCATCGCCAGCGTAGTAAAAGAAGAAACCGAAGGCGAAGCACAAGAAGCAGTGGAGAAAGAATAA
- a CDS encoding virulence RhuM family protein — translation MNKELQFLIYNTPQENIKINVVIKDETIWLTQTAIAELFGVQKPAISKHINNIYNEKELTKSATVSKMEMVVNRGFRGKIDDSIDFYNLDMIIAVGYRVNSSKATQFRIWATKTLKEFIQKGFVLDDERLKQGQAVFGKDYFRELLERVRSIRASERRIWQQITDIFAECSIDYDRNSSTTQDFYAMVQNKFHFAIAGQTAAEIIYSKADRNKENMGLTAWKNSPGGRILKSDVAIAKNYLPEKEIKRLERAVAGYFDYIEDLIERENTFNMQEFAASVNEFLSFRKYQILSDKGKISKQQAITKAEAEYNEFNKTQKIISDFDKTVKKLEQKAKE, via the coding sequence ATGAATAAAGAACTTCAATTTTTAATATACAATACGCCGCAAGAGAATATTAAAATAAATGTTGTAATAAAAGATGAAACGATTTGGCTCACACAAACAGCTATAGCAGAGCTTTTTGGTGTGCAAAAACCTGCTATAAGTAAGCATATAAATAATATTTATAATGAAAAGGAACTGACAAAATCAGCGACTGTTTCCAAAATGGAAATGGTCGTAAATCGTGGTTTCCGCGGCAAGATAGATGATTCTATTGATTTTTACAACCTTGATATGATAATTGCTGTAGGGTATCGTGTAAATTCATCAAAAGCAACACAATTTAGAATTTGGGCAACAAAAACGCTCAAAGAATTTATACAAAAAGGCTTTGTGCTTGATGATGAACGCTTAAAACAGGGGCAAGCGGTTTTCGGCAAAGATTATTTTCGTGAACTTTTAGAGCGTGTCCGTTCTATCCGTGCAAGCGAGCGGCGCATTTGGCAGCAAATCACAGATATTTTTGCCGAATGCAGTATTGATTATGATAGAAATTCATCTACTACGCAGGATTTCTACGCAATGGTGCAAAACAAATTTCATTTTGCCATAGCAGGGCAAACAGCCGCTGAAATTATTTATTCCAAAGCTGATAGAAACAAAGAAAATATGGGACTTACTGCTTGGAAAAATTCTCCTGGCGGGCGTATTCTTAAATCGGATGTTGCAATAGCAAAAAACTATTTGCCTGAAAAAGAAATAAAACGTTTAGAAAGAGCAGTTGCCGGTTATTTTGATTATATTGAAGATTTAATTGAGCGTGAAAACACATTTAATATGCAAGAGTTTGCCGCAAGCGTAAACGAATTTCTCTCATTTAGAAAATATCAAATTCTGTCAGACAAAGGCAAAATCTCAAAACAACAAGCCATTACCAAAGCAGAAGCAGAATACAATGAATTTAACAAAACGCAAAAAATAATTTCCGATTTTGATAAAACAGTTAAAAAATTGGAACAGAAAGCAAAAGAGTAA